aggaggaagcagattccccactgagcagagatcccaggaccctgagatcatgacctgagccaaaggcagagactttaacccactgagccacccaggcacccctcttcttcagaattcttaaaaatttggGAAATCTCTTGATAAGGAAAATTTGAATTCTGCTGTTGATTTAACCAGTATAGAAGCTTAGGTGAACTATTAAATTTTAATTGGCTTATGCTGTATTTTACGTATTTGCAAAGCATTAATGTTAATTCCCTTGTAAGAAGCTTGGGGAATCTTTGATTAAATGCAGATTTTGTATAAGAAGCAGTTTGTAATTAGGTATGACGGAAAGCAAATATTAGTAAGTCGAGGTGTTGAAACCGATTTCAGATTTGTATCTCATTAATATAATTCTAGAAAAACAAAGCCAGTTCAATCCTAATTAACTGGCTTGAATGTTACATATTGTAGCTCTGCAAATCATTTTTTGTGCACTCTTGCTAAATCTTTACATTTATTGATAAGTGATTGTAAATTTGTTCTAGaccctggaagctaaagacttcTGTGAAATGGTATCTTCGCCTACTGTGGGAAACACAACGGAGGCTCCCCAAccacaccatcaccaccacctccaccaccaccaccatcatcacaaGCATGGGCATCAGCATCATGGGAACAAGGAGCTTTCGGAGACTCAGCGACCAGAAGCCCCAGATGCGGCTGAGCATCCCGCTCCTCAAGGCCTTCATCAGCACCATAAACACAAGACCTACCAAAGACAGGGCCACCCAGAGAACTGAGATCTACCAGCAGGAAGTGAAGGTTTACAACTTTCTGTCCCACAAAAGAAGCTCTGACGAAAGGGTTGTATAAATCAGTTACTCTGCACATTGCCTAAAGATTCAGGGTTGGCCCCTAGCAGCTGATGCTGACACTGACGACATCTGATATTTGAAAAAACAGGGTCTGCAATCACCTGACAATGTAAGGAAACCCTCCCCTCTTTATGCAGCTGACAGGGCCTTTGGGCAGAGGAGAACGTCATTGAGTCTTGACAGTGACGTTTGCCTCCCGCTGCCTGACAAGCAAGTCAGCAGCTTCAGCCCACAGAAGCCAGCACCAATTGAAGCTGAAAAAATAAGGCCAAAATGTGAAAATGACCTTCAAACTAAATAGTTAAATAAGACATACTCCCCAAGTAGGTCTGGACAATTTCATTTCCAGCATTTTATAAGCTGTCTAATAAATACTGATCCAAAAATAAGAATTGGATTTGTACAAACATGGAGAAATCTATTACATTGgcttccaaattttaaaatttaaatcaaagaaattttTGCCCAAaccatgttttcattattttattatgaagGTGATTGCAGCATTTGgttaatatgtttttctttttctttttccgcATTCTACTTGCTTTAATGAAAACAGAGACATAAACTATGACCTAGGGGTTTCTGTTGGATAGTTAGCAATTTAGAATGGAGAAGGAACAACAAAgacatgttttccatttttttcttatttctcaaatattaTCTTAGTCTTTTAAATCTTATGTTTTTAATTGATTAAACCTTTAAAGAACCCAGTGAATTCGTCTTTTAAGTGCCAGAAATACTGACACATGAATATTTTGCTAGgactacattttaaatatctacttACACTTTGTATATCTAAGAGTCTTGATTTTCACTATCATGTATGAAATGAAGCCCCTATATCCTATTTTCTTTATCTAGCATATCATACTCCTAAATTTGAGAGTCTGTCTTGAGAGTTGTaatggaaaagataaaagaatgttGTCTGTCTGTTGATTGTTTAGAAAGTATTTCCATAGTCAATGATGGTTCAATAGGTAAACTAAGGCCTATAAACCTGAACTCCTTTATGGTTAATACTGTTAAGCAAGAATGTAGTACACGATTGGCCAGATGTGGATTTGTTTAAAtaaactcaatttaaaaagtttgaagctctcctttttctttgttattatttggGCAGTATGTTCTATTAATGATAGAAGTAAATCAActgcttttaaagaaattaggTAGCAACTAGTGAATTTACTTTCCTACTCAAAACCGTCTACGCTTAAGGTAAGAACCTTTCCCAGTAGGTTTAAGATCAGAATCTTTGTTAAGGGAGAGACGTTGCTCTAAATCATGAATGGTATTCCGAAGAACTGCAatctccttgtttttttcttcttgaagatgTTGAAGCTTCTAAATAAAGCAGAATGATATTTGTTACTGCAATTCAGAAAACAGGAGGATTAAATacaagaaacaaacacaaaaaaacccagtaaaaactgcatttctttcttaagtaggtatttttaaaagagcttattTTGAAaggtttataattttatcttcagGAGGCTTATGGGGTAAAAGGGGACTAAGGATACCAAAATACGTATTAGCACCGTTTGTTCTAGTTTATTCCCTTCTCCCGACAGAGCTTGAAGTTATAAACCATAAAAGCGTTGAACAAAAAGAAACCTATTATCTGAGTGCCTAAATAACTTCAGAATAGTAGGTCACCCCTAGTTCAGAATGTATTACAGAATTCCTTAGATGGCCCAAAGAGTCAAAGACTTCTGTAATGTTTTAATTTACTGCtaagatttataattttaaattaaaggtgacttttaaagttttatctatctattttacagagagagagcactcagtggggaggggcaggaggagggataaggggagagagaatctctcaaGCAGTTTTCATGCTCAGCACatggcccaatgcagggctcaatctcatgaccctgaaatcatgacttgagttgaaacccatagttagatgcttaactgagccccccagccaCCCCAAATTGAAAGtaacttttaaagattattcaaaACCCAAGATCTTCCTGATTGTgtgatatattttaagaaaaaccatTAAGTATATTGTTAGTAAATACTAGACAGCTTTTATAGAAACacactaagaaaatattttcttaagaaaCAGCTATGGAAGAAAATCTCACATACCCTTCTGTAGATACTCTGTGGCAAAACAGTAGAATCTGGATATGATTTTGATTTAGTTTGAACTCTTGCTAGTTTGGCATCAAACTGAatcaagtttaaaaagaaagttattgagAAAATTCTAGCTAAACAACTAAAAcaattatttctgtaaatataagcataattcattatatttttaacataatctGTGATTTAAGTATATTCTCTATATAACACAAGATAGAGAAGTCTTCCCTTAAAGgaacaatttttaagaaagagtaaAGAACACCCAAACAAGATTAACCTTGCTGCCTGTTAAATTACCtggagaactttttaaaagtaccAAATGCCTGGGCAGTGCCTTAGAGATTTGGGGAATAGAGTCAGCATAATCTTTTTGTTAAGACATTAGGAAGGAATCTAGATAACCAGGATTAGGAATCTAGTTAACATAAAGATgggtaaaaatattttcatgttaccATGAATGTCctttagtaaagaaaaaatagtgtAGTCAACAGTCATGGGGTAAAAACTCATATTACCCTTCTGTAAAATCATTGAGGCTGAGTAGTAGAATTTGGATAGAATTTTagtttgagggcgcctgggtggctcagtgggttaagccgctgccttcggctcaggtcatggtctcagggtcctgggatcgagtcccgcatcgggctctctgctcagcagggagcctgcttccctctctctctctctgcctgcctctccaactacttgtgatttctctctgtcagatgaatggataaaatctttaaaaaaaaaagaattttagtttGAACTCTTACTGGTTTGACATTAAACTGAATCAGGTTTAATAAAAATTCTCATAAGTTGTTCttacaggtctttttttttttttttttttttttttgcaaaatcttccctcccccccaaccttttttttttttttttttttacttaatttgtcagagatagagagagagagatcatgtgagagcccaagcagagggaatggcaggcagagggagaagcaggctccctactgagaagggagcctgttacaggacttgatcccaggacctgggatcatgacctgagctgaaggcagattcttaaccaactgagccacctatgtaTTCCACGATGCCTTCCCTTATAATTCTTCCCTTCATGCTGAGTTTAGTGTAACCTCTTTGTGGTCGAAAAACAAACTCAGTGAGATTGTATTCTGGTTTAGGGAGGTAAATAGATAGCTATGATAAAGATGAATAACAAAAAGTTCTGTGTATCAGTGTAAACAACAGACTTGGGCTAGACCAGTGACAGGGCACAGATGGCAAAGAGAACACATTTTCAGGAAATGGATTAGAAGTTGATGGTAAATCTTGAAACACGGCCTACTGTATCTCAGTTGGCTATCCAGCCCTTCCTCTCTGTGGGTTGTGGGCCCACTTGACCAGAGAAACTGGCAGCAGCAAAATGCTTGTCAAGTCAACATCAGTCCCCTTTGCACAAGGAGTATACAGATTTCACCGCTGTATCTTACCAAGCAGCCAGAGATACCAAGCTTTCATGAACATGAATAGTAAGCTAACTAAGCTGGTGAATTCTGACAGCAAAAGGTAAAGTGGGAGTCCGGCTGGGGAAAAACAATGGAAGAATGATGGACATGGAGATTGGtagaatctagaaaaaaattttaaagaataaatacattCTCAAAACATCCATGTCTTAGAGATTCTGACATCTGGTTAAACCACCTCCCGAAAGGGCTTTAGTTTGACCTTGGAACTGGAACTGTAGCCTTTGAGATGCCTTATTTGAAGTCccttgaacatttaaaaaaaaaaaatctggtttgtcTACCTGTATGGTAAGTATTTTCCACAAATTTATTAGAGAGCAACTTGTCTCttcttgctcttcttcttttttttaagattttacttatttatgtgacagagacagagtgagagagggaacacaggagggggagtgggagagggagaagcagggggagtgggagagggagaagcaggcttccttttgagcagggagcccgacgtggggttcaatccctggaatcaagacctgagctgaaggcagacacctagaCTGAGCAACCGAGGTGCCCCAACTTATCTCTTTTTAATAAAGCTGAAGGAATTTCTAAGTGGTTTATAAGCATACCACAGTTTCTGCTGAAGAGATAAAAATGTTAAGGATTAGAAACATTCGCTCCACCGCTGGAATGAATGGTGGCCCTCTGATGCTTGCCTAGACTCAGCTACACAGTGTGGGAAATGCTGAGTTGCAGTTCTCCTGTCCCAGAGGAAACAGTAGTCTCTGTGGACCTTTTCAATGACTGAAGAGTCCCACCTTCAGGCCAAGTGCTGAAAGGCAAGGTAGCTAGCTGTGTCCGACGTTTGAGAGCTGCATGTGAGGGAGagtgagcctgtgtgtgtgtgtgggtgtgtgtgtcagTTTTATCTTCTCCTGAAATTTATCTCActgtgatggaaaaaaaaagtcttatttagaCTAAGGGATGCATCTTCAAATTTAGCAAACTCGTGCATACTTACCTCTAACTGTAATTTGATAATTTCACTTTGTTTCTCCGTTTCTTGAGTTCTCAACTTTGCATTTAACTCTGAAATTTCTacctcctttttctctatcagttctTTATGCCTTTTTTCATTTGACTCAACtgaacaaaagtaaataaagttaattcAGTTTAACATCTCAACAATCTAATAAATTTATAGTTAGCATTTTAAATAATCcataagaaagattttattaataaaaacatgttttagaaagaatttataaacaGGTAAGCTTCTATATATTTTTGGTAAGCCCCTGCAAACTGCTTGAAATGCAAAGATTACCTGTGAAGTGCTTTTGAACAAATAAACTGATTTGTATTCTTAAACATCgattacatacattatatatatagagagagacatatatgtctatatatatacaatatacataaatattttatatagaataaGGAATAGGAGACTTAGTAGTTAAAGAGGGACACAAAGCCTGGCTTCCTATATATAGAGGGCTCCAAATTACCAGATGGTTTCAGAGCTACATCAAACCCCCGCTAACCTCTATTCCATGACTGGGTGTCTGTCATATTCACAGCACATCTCTATGCTTCATcaaatttcctcttctctcaACTTTCCTATTCCTACTGTTGATACCATGTCATTCAGGATGCGAGCCTCAAGGAAATTTCCAACTTTAGGGAGTCAATTCATCCACAAGCCCTACCAATAAGGGCTCTCCATCCAGGACCACTCCACTACATAGTTAGTTTCAAGCCTTGTTTTTCTTCACTTGGACTCTGTGTCCAGGCTCTCAATCACAAGTCCCTACACCCTATACACTGTTGCCAGGTTAGTCTTCCTAAAGCATACCTCTAAGTATGGCCATCACCTTCACAAAACCTTTAATCACTTCCATTTTTATCCTATAATTCAAACAAAGAATCCAGCCCTAGTCAGTTTTTGGCTTTTTACTTGCTAACCCTTCAATGGGGCACAAAGAAAAGGTAGGAGATGGATTATTATTCCACAGAATGTCCTATGTCTCCCCCTCTATATgtattggcttttattttttttctctgctgagagcttttttaaaaaaaagattatttatttatttatttgacagagagatcacaagcaggcagagagtgaggcagagaaagagggggaaagcaggcccccccaccctgctgagcagagagccccatgcagggatcgatcccaggaccctgagatcatgacctgagctgaacgcagaggctgaacccacttaaccacccaggcacccctctgctgggagattttttccccccatcttctCCAATGCTTCGGAGCTATATTCAGTCTTTGGGATCAGGGTCTAGTACTTAAGAGTGTTGAAGGACAGAGTTAGTAAGTTTGATAAAGTTcaatttagaattttttccttaaaaaacaatttttttccttcagtgtttgtgcattttaattctttccaagaaGTTGTGGATAACTCAAGTTCACAAAAATTAtcttctatgctttcttctaacACTTTGTAGATGTAGGTTTATATTCTGACTTATGCATTTCCAGTAAACTTTTTCATATATTGTACATAAGTATGAGTCCATACTAAGAAAAGTTTTTATTACTTTCGTGAAACCAATTAACGCTCCATGTAAGTTCATGAGACCTGCTTTAGTGAGGGAAGAAAACTTCATTACTGAAATAATATTCCATATGCAGACTAAATATCAAAGCTATTAATTATACATTTTGCTGTAATCTTATAAGCGCATTAGCTGTTTCTTATTAAGTAATGGCAAGTGCAAAAAATATAAATCCAGTTTGGAAATGTTGTAATTTATAtcacataaatatatagaaaCGTACAAAACTTAAAATGCATCAAGGCAATGTTCATTCAAGAATACTGGCAATTACTGAAAAATGTTTTACAtgcacttatttatttcttttcttttttaaattttttacatgcatttaaattattttgtgatGTCTTAGAATTCAGTAAGTTAAAAATAACTTACTTTTTTCCTGCATATCCTGATGAAGTTGCCTTATTTCTATCTTATATCCCTcctctttgattttcatttcactCATAAGTTTGGCAATATTATTCTTATATTcctaaagatttaaatatatatattcattcttcaATTAAATATGTGTACACAACCTTCCATCAATTAGAAaggtaaaattctaaaaattcatgttaatttttaatatgtaatcaTATCTCAGGGGTATTGCTTATGCCCCGAATGAGTAGCTTTGAGAAGGATCAATTTCTGGTCCAAGGAGATAGAAACCTTCTAGAGACAACGTCTTCTTATCTTTGCTTCCTGAATATTCATCACCAGTGTTTAACATATCATAGATGCTCAAAATATTTTGCTAATTGTTAATGAATAAATGCCATGATAACATTAAAATAT
This genomic interval from Neovison vison isolate M4711 chromosome 1, ASM_NN_V1, whole genome shotgun sequence contains the following:
- the LOC122894587 gene encoding selenoprotein P, with the translated sequence MWRSLGLALALSLLPAGGTESQGQSTMCKQPPEWSIGDQNPMLNSSGSVTVVALLQASUYLCILQASRLEDLRVKLEKEGYLNISYVVVNHQGLSSQLQYMNLKNKVSEHIPVYQQEENQTDVWTLLNGKKDDFLIYDRCGRLVYHLGLPYSFLTFPYVEEAIKIAYCEEKCGNCSLTTLEAKDFCEMVSSPTVGNTTEAPQPHHHHHLHHHHHHHKHGHQHHGNKELSETQRPEAPDAAEHPAPQGLHQHHKHKTYQRQGHPENUDLPAGSEGLQLSVPQKKLURKGCINQLLCTLPKDSGLAPSSUCUHURHLIFEKTGSAITUQCKETLPSLCSUQGLWAEENVIESUQURLPPAAUQASQQLQPTEASTNUSUKNKAKMUKUPSN